The following proteins are co-located in the Polystyrenella longa genome:
- a CDS encoding amidohydrolase family protein has protein sequence MRARPDHQETSPTNSAASFSRRQFLQSSAATLGAMAVLSPFSTTEGSSLVNSAIPVIDTHQHLWDLNRFTLPWMQGPAKEILGKDFLLPEYREATSQVPIAQTVYMEVNVAADQQTAEAEYVFDLCERDDNQMTGAVIGGSPQSGEFKSYVEQFMGNEFFKGVRTVLHDADRKPGTCLKPQFIENMKLLGEHDKSYDLCMRPAEVGDAAELVGKCPDTRFILDHCGNMPVTKLNTQLHDDWKAGLKAMAAHPNSVCKISGIVATAEESGWKPADLAPVVNECMDTFGEDRIFFGGDWPVCTLRASYQEWYSALVEITQDRSESFKRKLFCENAQKFYRLPKVNA, from the coding sequence ATGCGCGCTCGTCCTGACCACCAAGAGACTTCCCCCACGAATTCCGCAGCCAGTTTCAGCCGCCGCCAATTCCTGCAGTCTTCCGCCGCCACATTGGGAGCAATGGCAGTCCTCTCTCCTTTTTCAACTACGGAAGGTTCTTCGCTTGTGAACTCCGCTATTCCCGTGATCGACACGCATCAACATTTGTGGGACCTCAATCGATTCACTCTTCCCTGGATGCAGGGTCCTGCGAAGGAGATTCTGGGAAAAGATTTTCTGCTCCCCGAATATCGAGAAGCGACTTCCCAGGTTCCCATTGCTCAAACCGTCTACATGGAAGTCAACGTGGCTGCTGATCAGCAAACGGCCGAAGCGGAATACGTATTTGATCTCTGCGAGCGAGACGACAACCAGATGACCGGTGCCGTCATCGGTGGATCTCCACAGTCAGGCGAGTTCAAATCTTATGTGGAACAGTTCATGGGAAATGAGTTTTTCAAAGGAGTTCGAACCGTCCTGCACGACGCCGATCGCAAGCCGGGAACATGTTTGAAACCGCAGTTCATCGAAAACATGAAACTACTCGGTGAACACGACAAAAGTTACGATCTCTGCATGCGACCTGCCGAAGTGGGCGACGCCGCCGAGTTGGTGGGCAAATGCCCCGATACCCGGTTTATCCTCGATCACTGCGGTAACATGCCGGTCACCAAGCTGAACACCCAACTGCACGACGATTGGAAAGCGGGCCTCAAGGCGATGGCTGCGCATCCGAATTCCGTCTGCAAGATTTCAGGGATCGTTGCAACGGCTGAAGAATCGGGCTGGAAGCCGGCCGACCTCGCTCCCGTGGTCAATGAATGTATGGATACCTTCGGCGAAGACCGTATCTTCTTCGGCGGCGACTGGCCCGTCTGCACCCTCCGAGCAAGCTATCAGGAGTGGTACTCTGCCCTCGTCGAAATCACCCAAGACCGCAGCGAGTCCTTCAAACGAAAACTGTTCTGCGAAAACGCCCAGAAGTTCTACCGCTTACCGAAGGTAAATGCCTGA
- a CDS encoding ImmA/IrrE family metallo-endopeptidase, whose product MMTSLNEIHLSLDIVVNELLSLAGIDEPPVNAFHLAQHLGWEIVLNARQEERGRLKRIHDKPTIFLKPDDRPERVQWALAHELGESLSDRWSDWIEEEELTAGPASREALANLFATRLLLPECWFGNTVSQTGCDLFELKQSFSTASHHLIAQRLLDLADPLIVTIFDHGQRTSRRSNWLPSPPPVQSAELRCWQECHCHNKRHQDQADNLSLHGWPIHEPDWKREILLTRPLEMDDC is encoded by the coding sequence ATGATGACTTCTCTGAATGAAATCCACCTATCTCTCGACATAGTTGTTAACGAATTGCTCTCCTTGGCGGGAATCGATGAACCGCCAGTAAATGCGTTCCATCTTGCTCAGCACCTGGGGTGGGAAATTGTGCTGAACGCCCGTCAGGAGGAGCGAGGTCGGCTCAAACGTATTCATGATAAGCCAACGATTTTTCTGAAACCGGATGATCGTCCCGAACGGGTCCAGTGGGCTCTCGCACACGAGCTCGGCGAGTCACTATCCGATCGCTGGTCTGACTGGATCGAGGAAGAAGAACTCACCGCCGGCCCAGCCTCTCGCGAAGCACTGGCGAACCTTTTTGCGACCCGGTTGCTGCTTCCGGAGTGCTGGTTTGGGAATACCGTTTCTCAAACGGGATGCGATCTCTTCGAATTAAAACAGAGCTTTTCTACCGCCAGCCATCATTTGATTGCGCAAAGGCTGTTGGATCTGGCTGATCCGTTGATCGTCACGATTTTCGACCACGGTCAACGAACAAGCCGTCGCAGCAATTGGCTGCCGTCGCCTCCTCCCGTGCAATCAGCAGAACTTCGCTGCTGGCAGGAATGTCATTGCCACAACAAACGTCATCAGGATCAGGCGGACAACCTGAGCCTCCATGGCTGGCCAATTCACGAACCGGATTGGAAAAGGGAGATCCTGTTGACCCGCCCGCTGGAAATGGATGACTGCTGA
- a CDS encoding HlyD family efflux transporter periplasmic adaptor subunit codes for MTDKTPRPENQIESTLPSRPAPLGRTVLLASLVFGVVLSGVIYLKNRDAVAYTGYLQANAVAIKAPFTARMERLLVEEGEAVVPEVPLFSLMDDKLERRKDSKQRQIAVLRSELERAQAEAKIEIADRMNKIENELLETKLKSANLLKEQFAYEMEDIAWSEYSDSSIEVASLQRSPGTDYPITPANDNERKIEILLRRAAMQNANEVITSQVELCQRRMRELEDQKQNLPKVVEVSVGVESLQSKLNEEEREYRELLNQLQEQEVRSPGYGLIGLFEAQLGETVEEGDLIVSLYDQEQLYVTVDIPSHDVHRYQREEKLKLSFPDGTHSRGRIVKIAPHVTSPEHQDATPSRQTLVRLWLEPADALWPAAPIGSQIEITR; via the coding sequence ATGACAGATAAAACTCCCCGTCCTGAAAACCAGATAGAGTCGACCTTGCCATCTCGACCAGCCCCGCTCGGGCGGACTGTGCTGCTGGCCTCCCTTGTTTTTGGCGTCGTACTCAGTGGCGTGATCTATTTGAAGAATCGCGACGCCGTCGCCTACACGGGTTACCTGCAGGCGAACGCGGTGGCAATTAAAGCTCCGTTCACGGCCCGCATGGAACGCTTGCTTGTCGAGGAAGGAGAGGCTGTTGTTCCGGAAGTACCGCTCTTCTCATTGATGGATGACAAATTGGAACGCCGTAAGGATTCCAAACAGCGGCAAATTGCTGTCCTTCGCTCGGAACTGGAACGTGCTCAGGCGGAAGCGAAAATCGAAATTGCAGACCGCATGAATAAAATCGAGAATGAACTGCTCGAAACGAAATTGAAGTCGGCCAACCTGTTGAAAGAACAGTTTGCTTACGAAATGGAAGACATCGCCTGGTCGGAATACTCGGACAGTTCGATCGAGGTCGCCAGCCTACAGCGTTCTCCCGGAACCGACTATCCAATCACACCGGCAAACGACAACGAACGGAAAATCGAAATCCTTCTCCGTCGTGCCGCCATGCAAAATGCAAACGAAGTCATCACTTCCCAGGTAGAGTTATGCCAGCGACGAATGCGGGAACTGGAAGACCAGAAACAGAACCTGCCTAAAGTGGTCGAAGTCTCCGTGGGTGTGGAATCACTGCAATCGAAATTAAATGAAGAAGAACGCGAGTACCGGGAATTGCTTAATCAGCTTCAAGAGCAGGAAGTTCGCTCTCCTGGTTACGGACTGATCGGCCTGTTTGAAGCACAGCTTGGAGAGACGGTTGAAGAAGGTGATCTGATTGTCTCGTTGTACGATCAGGAACAACTGTATGTGACTGTCGACATTCCTTCACACGATGTGCATCGATACCAACGCGAAGAAAAACTGAAACTGAGCTTCCCTGATGGAACCCATTCACGGGGTCGTATTGTTAAAATCGCTCCCCATGTCACCTCGCCCGAACATCAGGATGCGACACCTTCGCGACAGACTTTGGTGCGGCTCTGGTTGGAACCGGCGGATGCCCTGTGGCCAGCAGCCCCGATTGGAAGTCAGATTGAAATCACTCGGTAA